The Cryptococcus depauperatus CBS 7841 chromosome 3, complete sequence nucleotide sequence ATTTCTAGGATTCGAGATCTTGTACGTTATCGCCGGGCAACACGCGACATGGACTCTCAATACCCTGATGCCACCGAGGAAGAACTTGAGCGGAACGGTGATACAACTTGTATCATTTgtcgagaagagatgatCACGCGAGCTCAACGAGAAACCAACGGAATACCTATTGATGAATCAGGTCCGAACGAAACTCCCAAAAAGCTCGTTTGTGGACACATTTTTCATTTCCACTGCCTCAGAAGCTGGTTGGAAAGACAACAAAAGTGTCCTACATGGTAAGCTATGTTTTTAGACGTTAGTATAAGCATTTAACCACGCACAGTCGAAGAGATGTCCTACACAGCCGTCCTCCACCTCGAGCAAATGATATACAAAACCTTGTGCCCCCAGAAATACTAGCACATATGGCTGATCAGCCTGCTGCGCCGGCACCTGCTCAAAACGCCCAGGTTGCCCCGGCAGCAACTCAAACTCCAATCGTGCAAGATATGCGCCATcattttgatgatttttttcAGCCGCGAGACGTGGCTCACGATCATCTCCCTGAACGTTCGTCTGTCACTGATAATCCTCAGACCACAAGAATACCCACGCCTTCGATGACGAGTAATAATAGGGAAACAGCAGGGCAGACAGTGCAACGAAGTATTTGGGGCGGGCCTGTCACTATTGGTAAATTTGTACCTGCGCCTTTAGGTTCAGTTCCTCGAATGCCTGCCCGACCTTCCCTTTCTTCTGCCAATCATTCAAGCCACGCAAGCTCATCCGCCCAGAGACAACGTTTTTCTCAATTATCTTCTGATACATCTCGGGATACCCAAAATCAAGCTCTTCCCCTTGCATCTCCATTGGCTTCTTCCTCGCCAGTAGCTTCTGGCAGCACGACTCCCTTTCATTCAAATCCACCTACCGTTTTTACGCATACTGGTACTGCACGGCCAAACTCCCAAAACTTAGAAAATGATGGAGACAACGTGAGAAGGCAAGCAGCAGAAGCTGCTCTACGTCGCTTGGGATCCAATGGAAACTCCTATGTAAAAGCTGGGGGTAGTGATAGTACATTCCCGGCACATGAGGAAAGCTCGAGCAGTAAAAAAGGCAAGcaaaaggcagaggaaCCAACAATTTTTATAGATGAGTGGAACACCCCTTCAAAAGTATATGCTAGGCTGTCGTCACCTCATTCAACCACAACTTCCGACACCCATGTAAACGTGTATCCAACTACAGGACTACTCGACTTGAGCCAATCGATAAGCGCACTAGCTCAAGGAATAGAAAGAACGCCTGATGGTGCAAGAAAAGgcttggagaagaggcTTGAACTGTTGGCTCGGGTTGATGAACAGATTTGGGGGCTGATCGGTGAGTTAACGAGATTGAAGAGTAAGTGGGAAATGCAAGATGGGCTAGAAAATACAGGTGGCCTATCACAACCAGCCACAGACCTTGCACCTTCGGCCACCTACGATCAAGACGAATATGTGGAATCATAATTTGCTGCCGTACATGTAGTAATTGGTGATTGCTCATGCATGATGTCTAATATGCCAAGAACTACATGTGGCAACATCCACATTGCATGGCTTTAACTGACTGTTTGTTACCTATGATTGATTCCACTCGGACACGAACCTGGTCAAAGGCAAgacaaaaccaaaaggcTTGGACGTGAATGACGACGATTTGAAAAGCAACACTCACAAGCAAACAGGATATGCGAGGCAAGCTTTTCATATGATTGCTTGGCTGGTAGGCGTCTATTGTAGGTTAACAATAGGCTCACCAATATCCTTCTTGCCACTAACTGAGTGAAACTTTGACATATGCAGGTCTACGTGCATCTCGCAGGTCAATCTTGTTATCGACAGGACGACAGGCGGCAAAATTGAGGTTACCGAGTCATCGTTCAGACAAAACTATTCATCGTATGGTAGAGCAGACCATCGATTAGCTGGACCTTACAGACGCAGCAGAAATTGTAGTCGGCGGACCATTGAGAAAGGGTATCTCAGGAGGCGAGAAACGGTGAGCTTTCTAGTATCCGTATTTTGTATATCATCAACTGAATGAGTCTATGGATGGCTATCAATAGGCTTCGTTCTGGTTACTATCAAGCGTCCAGAATCTCGATGTgagcaatcttttcatttttgtCTAGTGATCTTTCTTCCGTGGACAACAAAACTCTcgaaaatgaaaaagcCTCCATAAACCATGTGAAATTTCTTATTCAAGTGTGGAACCATAGGTCTCCAACTCATTGGGTCAATAACTCGTCCAAGTATCTATTAGGTAAAAAAacgtttttttttctaattaCCAAACGCCTGAATATTATAAGAATCGCGGGACATGGTTACGACGAAGAAAATTCGCTCATTCAACAGactcaaaagatgaaaaaagaCCTGGTCTATGGTGACAATTGAAGGCTTTATGGGCTAGAGAGGATAAGAGTGTTATAAAAACTTATCACCGCTGGTTAGGTTTGCAATCCGGGCCGTTTCTGTGAGCTTGATGATAGGCGTAACGTATTACAAGTTACCTGAGGTGATCACCTTGTAACAGGATCTTTGACTACCTGTTTGAATCAACTGCCAATCTCAAGCAAGACTGATGTTAAGGCATATCCAATGATTGTCATAAAACAATCTTGGACAATGTTTGTATCCATTTCCCGAGCTGAAGCTCTCAACTGTCTTACTCTGACTGATTATCCCATGCCTTTTAAACACTTTAATCCAGCAGACCACCTTCTAGAGATTATGAAGAGGTATTGGAAAAACTTGTGGAGGCGCAAAGATGTATTTCTCAATCGCTTGGTGCAAACTCCGCACCAACAAAGAAATCTCATCTGGTGCATGTGTCGCACAGAATGGTGAACAGTTGTAAGCTCTGATAACATCATTAATTATTACAACCTCTAGTGTTATCCTACTTCTCAATGTAGTCGTCAAATTTGATTTAATCACAAAAGTTACATACACAATCATCCAGACGTAATCGAGAGGAATATGCATATTCTCAAAACCACTCATGGCCATTGTTGTTAtagaaggaaaagttgactgTGAGATATGTGTATAGTCTTACTTCTTTAGCTCCTGATATAATCTACTTCATCGCCGAGGATGGCAGTCCCATAGTTCAGAGTGAGCCAACAGCTAattatcttcttcctctcttaAAGCTTTTTCtacttctcttctcttttgttctcttatttttctttgaaGCCTCATCCAATTTCCGACGGGTGTGACTTCTGCTCCATGTCCCTCCAAAaatctttccatttctaCTCTGTCCTTTGGCGCAAAGCTAACATTGCGTCTTTTGGTTTCAATGAATGTTTTTGTAGCCTCAAGCTTTTCAATGAGAGTCttcaaagaagagacgaCCTTTGGAGAACCAGCGGTACCTTTCTTGATGTGTTTCTTGATGGTCACAATGACAGGCAGGATCATCTCGGGGAATGCAATTTGCGTCGACACTGCAGCGTGATATTCCCCCAATAAAAACACTAATTCTTCACCCAATCCTTCCTGAAAGACTCGAGTTTTGAGGTAAGAACTAGAAGCACGGATGATGTACTCAAAGTCGAGAGGTTTTAGAGTTCCCTTCTTGGAATTGGAACGGCGGAACTCGGTTGAGTCAAGGATTTCTAAAATAAAGGGAGCCAGAGGAATATAAGTACCAGTATGAGTAATTATACGAAGAAGCGCATGGAGGATATGAAATCGAAGAGGGAAATATctggatgaaggaagaagtctttttcattgttTAGTCAATGATGTTGCTGGCAAGAGTACACTGTGCTTACCGCATAACGCCAAGAGCAATCTGAACAAGAGGGTATAGGAGAGGCTTCAATGGACTTTCCAATCCTGCATTAGCCTTTCGATTTTGAAGGCTCGCTGAGCCTCCCAAAACTTGACTCCAAAAATCTATACAGTGAATATACTGCCAGTTGTACACTGTCTTGAATGCCTGTTGGTTATCGCCGCCATGACCTGTCGTGCTTGACCGTACAACATTCCGCAGATGAACAGCAAGCATACGAATAAAGCCGAAAGCGTGCTGATAAGATAGGGAAGGAGCAAGCTGGTAAAGCTCAGAGGCCGTATTTTTCATTAAATtaagagaaggaagagtATGTGGAGTCGTATGTCTCAGGGGGGGAAGCAGGGCTCGATATATATTCTAAGTCTATTTAGTTTGCTAGCCTTTGCCTTGTAGCAtggaaggaaagaaagcCTACCCTTAGACACAGGTCCTTGACTGCATCGTCTCCTGCGACGAAAAGCTTTCTAACTGAAAGGAACGCAGCAATCCTCACATCGTCCCCAGATGAGCTCCAAAGATCTAAAAGCACTTTCAAATACGCTCGCAAATGTTTCCTTGCGCTCAAGATCCAAGGTACCAATTTTGTGCTTTCCCTAATGGCAGTCAACAAGAGCCCGTTAacaccttcatcttcattggCAACAACGCTGGACGGTGTAGAAGGAAGCGATCTGattagatgaagaagagttgagaaatgagaaagaacCAGACGATTTAAAGGTTGATTAAGCTTCTTGGGAAGCTGGAGTTTGATTTTGCCTTGGGAAAGAGTTTTATAAGGGAAATGATGGGCTACAACAACAGGAGTATATTTAAGGGTTGTGATAACCAACTTATTGAAAACTTTGTATTGATCAATAAACCGTCTTTCTTAAACAAAGTCTACTTTACCTTGAGCACTATCAATAGAGTACTTTGTGTTTAGACCAGTTCCTTGAAcagcatcatcttcattcatATGAGCAGCAGATCTAAAGGCAAGCAAGGTTTTCCTCAATGATCGAATAGAATGTTGCTACGTTTCCGTTAGTCACAAATTTAAGATAAAAAGGCTACTAGCCAATGTTCACCTTGAGCATAGCTTCTTGCCATTGACGAATCATTTTCAATGTTACACTAATTTTCTTCCCTACTTCGTTGTCTTCATCAAGatcttcaacttcatcGCTTTCGCTGTCCATCTCCTCGTCGCTATCTTCTCTATTTTTGCCCTTggtttttgaagattgtCCGAACTTTAGcaaatcttcatcattttcttcaagaaattTGTAGAATTCCGGATCCTTCTTGGCTAGGTCCTTCATAGCCTTTTTCATACCTTCCTCATCTAGTacgtcctcttcttcttcttcttcgccaatctcttcctcttcttcatcttccgtATCGAGTTCTTCGAGTTCCGAGTCCTCACCGCCTTCAGCGTCTAGGCCACCGGTACCAAATAACTCTTCAACTGTCTTTGCTACTCCACCAGCACGACCACCGGCACCCGGTTGCCCGATTGTCTTTCGgtctttctcatcatcttcctcagtGTCTTGGTCATCTTTGGTTTCGTGATTTTCAACGTCAGAAACATCCTGAGGACCACCACGTTGCTTTGCGCGATGAGTTTTACGTTCGTCCAATTTTCGCTTGACCTGTTGATGCTGACGACGATTGCGAATGGTGTCTTTGAGTTTACCTGATGAAGCAAACTTTTTGAAGGCTTTTGTTGACTTCCCCATAACTCTTGTTTGATCCCCTCTTTTTTGTAATAAGAAGATAAAACTTTGCCAGGAAAGTTGAGAAATCTCAAAGATACGAGTAGTGGCGGACATGTCCGTTCAGATCAAATTTCTTGAGTTACGTAATGATTTGATCTCAGACCTCTCGTCATTCTTTCCTtactctcttttctctataAAAGGCAACTCTTGGTTCATTGATTATCCTCCATCAATATGACTACTGCAACTAACATTgaaaatcattcaaccttgATTATTGAACGTTCTAACTCGTTTTCCAGTATTGATCATTCTGAAAGTTTTATTGAAGATCTCTTCATTGGCGATGAGAGTTACCATGATTCCagttttggaaagaaaattgAAGATTCGGAAGAGAGTCATAGACAGGAGCTTGATCTTCAAGCCTCTATTGACTACCGCGCTGATATTCGTGAAAATGATGACAACCGGTGGGAATTGCAAGACTTTTCTGATGAGATTATGAGCAGCGAGCAGGATTATGACAAGTAcattgaagaggatgagcgTCAGGCGGCTCTTTTTGAGCGGCTTGTAAGACGAACGGAAGACTTAAATGACACAAAATTGTTCAAAACAGAATGGCGGTCGTTTCCACCTAGTGTAGACCAACAAAGCCCAGGCAACAGCCAAGCAAGCATATCTGAAatccaagaagaattcCTGATTGAAGACGATTTTGAGCTTCCGGAGAAAAGGCGGTATGAAAGATAAACAAAGTCGCATTCCCACATTCTGACACTGCCTTAGGGAAAGAGCATCGTCGTTTTTAGAGTCCCTCATTTTGAACTTTTATGGCGATCTCTTGCTTTCCATGGAGATGATCACTAACCAAGCGAAACGCCAGCCAAGTAGGGCGTTAGTGGCCCTTccgaggaaaaggaaacaCAACACAGATCTAAATGAGCTGCAAATAAGCGGTTTAGATAAGGATGGAGAACAAAATGAGCAGTTAAAGCAATTTGGTGTCAATTTGCGACTGAAGAATCGCAAAAGCGGGTGAGCATAAATGATACACTGTCCAAAACTGGTTTGATTAGTTGAAGTGTTATCCAAATCATCAAGTTTCCTGGAGCTCCTTGTAAAACATCGCAAAGCAAGAATCCTGCGAGTGATCTTTATAGGATAAGTGAGCATAAAAAGTTTGAGGACCAAGCACCTTTTGATTCTCTAAACTAGCCTGTATAATAAAAGTTGCCACTATTTTATATGAGGCCATACTAGACAGAGCTGTGATCACTCTAAGGTTTggcttttctcttgatgATCAAGATTGGTTGCAGTAGGAGATGTTGATAGAAATTGTAGAGATATCTTCTATCGAGATAAACCTCTCTTCATACATCAACCCGTAGTGAATAAGGTCTCAACCACACTTCTTTCGGCTCCAGAGCATCGTTGACAGAACTGCagattgttgatgatataGTGGCTTCAGCTGGCTTGCAAAGAAAGGATTTCAATGTAGTAGGTTCTCTTCGAAAAAATCAGAGCAGCTGCACTGACATAAGAATAGTGCGCATCAGCCAAGGGTCTCATAGCTGCTACCTCTCTTGTAATTCATCGCCGAACTGAAAACCCTCTAGTTCTCTCTGCAACACATGTAATTTATTATATGGACGATCCTAATTATATGCTAACTTTTCACTAGGCTTCTCTTATCGATCCGATAGAAAAGATATCTCATCTTGAAACGCCTGGAAACCCTGAAGGTATTAAATGGGTCCTAGTAGTGGAGAAAGATGCCAGTATATATAAAAACGATCTCAAAATAATTCTGATTTGAGTGATAGGCTGTGTTTCAAAGCCTTTGCAACGCTACAATCCTGAAGGAGCCTGACCTTGGATCTGGTATCCTAGTAACAGTAGGTTCCGATGCTCCTTCGATGATCCAATCTGACTGAGAGCAGGGCAAAGGATTTCCTGATCTTGCAACACGCCAAATTCTCTATTTGATAGCAAATAGTTTCCCTAAGTAGTACAAATATCTTCTGACGGTTTAAGCTGCTGATTCAGAGTACTAGAGCATCTATGTACGCTTTGGTTGATGCAGACCCACACGGATTGAGTATCTTTTCAAACTACACTTATGGTTCAAAAGCCAACGCTTATTCCAAAGACCATGCAGGGATAGCTCTAGGGGAGAGGTTGCAATGGCTTGGATTGAAAGCATCAGACTGGGGGGAACTGGGTATTTCTTATAACGATTTAATACCTTTGGAAAAGTCGGATGTCCAATTGGTGAGTGTTCTAGAACAATTGCATCTAGAGGCCACTTAAGTAGCTTCACAGGCAATGAGCATGCTTAGAAACCATGAGCACTTGCCAATTTCCTGGAAGTGAGCTTCTTACTATCAGTTTGATAATTACAATACCTTACAAAACATAGGCGCGAGCTCTGTCATATGCTTCAACTCAATCGGAAAGCTGAGATTGAGATCATACTGAGCTCGAATGATCCCTTTCAGAGTATTGCGAAGTTTACCTCAGGTTCAAACCACGGAGGGATATCTCACCAAGAGAGAGTGTCGGGTGCAGGACGTCTAGTAAAATACATCATAGACCATATGAAATTATAGATTTAGAATGAAGAGATCAGAATTGTTATGGATTAATTCATGTGCCCTACTATAAACAACCAAAACCTAAGATGGACAAACTAGATCACTTGCTGCTACCTTTCCTGACCATTTCCAAGAAGCTCTCTTTCGTTAGaacatcttcttttccaccaCGACCGAGAATattatccttttctttcttcttggcaGCTTCCGGCCTCACACGAGCTTTATCAGCAAGAGCAGTTTGTGCAGCTTCAGCTGTTTTGGATGCAACTAGGATGGCATTAAAAAGTTTCACAACTGCAATTTCGTCAGAGATTTTCCATATACAAAAACGTCACACTTACCACCTTTTTGAGCAGTTTTCCTTAGATTCCTCTCAAACTCTTGCCCGCCGACAACGCTATCACCGCTCCAACCTTCAACAACATTCTTGACTCTAGCcctgtcttctttttcttctttctcaactttcAATTGTTTCTTTGCCTTAGCCTCCAGAGTGACAGAAGTCTTAGTTGGCAGTTTGTGAGCAGAAAGGGCAAGTATAGGGGTTGATGTGGCTTTGGAAGACGAGCCGGGCgctttgatttttttcgAAGGTTTTTTAAGAGGATCATTTAGAAGGGAGGTAAGGGTAGCTCCAAAGTTGGCCGCCGTTGTAGGcgctctttttctttctataGGAAATGGTTGCATCAGATGTTTTAACGTGtaaagcaagaaaaaacCTTAGCAACTAACTTAAAGATTTCTTCGTTTTGTGTTCCTTAGATTTCTCGATTTCTTCATCGGTATCCATCTCATTGTCATCAATGACCTCGTCAGAGTGACTGTCATTGGAATCGCTGAGACTTCCTTCACTTTCATTATCCATCCTTAAATTCGAAAAGCGCTGAGGTTTTTCATTGATAGAGACAgttgcttttgctttggATGCCGAAAAAACTTTTAATTGTGAGGGACCAGCCTCTGGCGAGACGATGATATTAAAAGATTTTCTAGGCTTTTTCAAAGCAGACTTAAGAGTAACGGACATCTCAAGATTGATGTTTGCGATAATCAATTAAATTAAAAGATGATAGCTGGGTACGCTTAAAACAACTGCGTAACAATTGTTGAAGATTTTGTTGGACATGCCAGTGGAGGTAAAAGTAGCTATGCGGAGAACGCCGCGAATTATgatattacgtaattatCAATCGTTGAACGCGACAGCGTATAGACTTTCAACATTAAGAATTCAAAGTCTTGATTCACATTTCATCACAGCAAGATGTTTATGACAAGGCAAGTAAAGAGGAGACAATGTATTGCTGCTGCTCATCCAAGTCTAGATCCGAGTACGACCGAGGGGTTAATACATTCTCTCCCGAAGTAAGTTGTCTGGGTTCTTCAGAAGGCTACATGTTGACCTCAATATCGGCTAGGGACGATTGTTTCAAGGTATACAACCCGACGTCTCTCTAATTTATGCCTGCCAGCAAATTACTGACAAAATTCTCAGTTGAGTATGCAATGGAGGCTATCAAGGTAAGCGGTGGATCATCGTGACATCTAAAGTATACTCAGTTGATATGCAATTAGCTTGGCTCCACAACGGTTGGAATAGCTACATCCCATGGGACTGTACTTGCTGTGGAAAAGAGGGTTCCATCTCCTTTGCTAGAATCATCATCCATTGAGAAAATCATGGAAATTGACTCTCACATCGGTTGTGCCATGTCGGGTCTCACCGCGGATGCCCGAACAATGGTTGAGCACGCTCGTGTCACAGGCCAGATGCATGCCTTCACATACAATGAGCCTATTGGAGTAGAAAGCTGTACTCAAGCCGTTTGTGATTTGGCTTTGAGATTCGGCGAAAGTGtggaggatgatgatgcgTTAATGGTCTGTTGACAGGGCTTTCCCTTACAAGATGGTCGGTAACTGACAATTTTGTTACTGAAGTCTCGGCCTTTTGGAGTCGCCCTTTTGATTGCTGGGATTGATGAGAAGGGCCCTCAACTGTACGTTGACTATCCCACTCTTTGTTGCATTATTGACAAAAACGTAGCTACCACACCGACCCTTCAGGGACGTTTGTTCGTTATGAAGCCAAAGCTATTGGTTCTGGCTCGGAAGCTGC carries:
- a CDS encoding proteasome subunit alpha type-5, coding for MFMTRSEYDRGVNTFSPEGRLFQVEYAMEAIKLGSTTVGIATSHGTVLAVEKRVPSPLLESSSIEKIMEIDSHIGCAMSGLTADARTMVEHARVTGQMHAFTYNEPIGVESCTQAVCDLALRFGESVEDDDALMSRPFGVALLIAGIDEKGPQLYHTDPSGTFVRYEAKAIGSGSEAAQQGLQDAYHKQMTLQEAQTLALKVLKQVMEEKLDESNVQLAQVTKENGFKILGVEELKGVIETIA